A window of the Roseovarius sp. S88 genome harbors these coding sequences:
- a CDS encoding twin-arginine translocase TatA/TatE family subunit produces the protein MLNNIGLPGILLIAVVVLVLFGRGKISSLMGEVGKGITSFKKGVAEGNKEIEDATDEAADMAKDVTPETDKDKA, from the coding sequence ATGCTGAACAATATTGGCCTTCCGGGCATCCTTCTTATTGCCGTTGTGGTGCTTGTGCTTTTCGGACGCGGCAAAATCTCTTCGCTGATGGGCGAAGTGGGCAAGGGGATCACGTCCTTCAAAAAGGGCGTGGCAGAAGGCAACAAGGAAATCGAAGACGCCACGGATGAGGCGGCCGACATGGCAAAGGACGTCACGCCTGAAACGGACAAAGACAAGGCGTAA
- a CDS encoding type II secretion system F family protein, with protein sequence MDIVMDILTNLNLSLNHLILAGIGVSSLFVVFGLAGLFAGKDAAVRRMQGGSLVQAHGADFDLVQGDDSDPHGLLQAFVPTSREERTKVGKLLRRAGIQGKHAIRSFYAFRTLIGIALPVLFVAVLALPAEVQAQLNIARWLQNITWLNSLQIITALMVLGFYGPSVWLRLRIRKRRQAIEHSLPNALDLLQVAMEAGLGFDAAMIRVSHELAQAAPEISQEFMILQLELQAGKERQAAFMDMADRIGVEEVSAFANVILQSNQYGTTVSTALKRFSTDMRLDRELRAQEKANRLPVQMSAVMALCMMPVLLLICLAPMLIRWINMFG encoded by the coding sequence ATGGACATTGTTATGGACATTCTGACAAATCTAAACCTGTCTCTCAATCACCTCATATTGGCCGGCATCGGCGTGAGTTCTCTGTTCGTCGTCTTTGGTCTTGCAGGCCTGTTCGCGGGCAAGGACGCCGCGGTGCGCCGTATGCAGGGCGGATCGCTTGTTCAGGCGCATGGGGCGGACTTTGATCTGGTTCAGGGGGACGACAGCGACCCGCACGGTCTGTTGCAGGCCTTCGTTCCGACCTCTCGCGAAGAACGCACTAAAGTCGGTAAGCTGCTGCGACGCGCAGGCATCCAGGGCAAACATGCGATCCGCTCGTTTTACGCATTCCGGACACTGATCGGCATCGCATTGCCCGTGCTCTTCGTTGCGGTTCTGGCGCTTCCTGCCGAAGTTCAAGCACAACTGAACATCGCGCGCTGGCTGCAAAACATCACCTGGCTGAACTCTCTTCAAATTATCACCGCGCTTATGGTGCTGGGGTTTTACGGACCTTCTGTCTGGCTGCGCTTGCGCATCAGAAAGCGGCGGCAGGCGATTGAGCACAGCCTTCCCAATGCGCTTGATCTTTTGCAGGTCGCGATGGAGGCCGGTTTGGGCTTTGACGCCGCCATGATCCGCGTTTCTCACGAACTGGCGCAAGCCGCGCCAGAAATATCGCAGGAATTCATGATCCTTCAGCTTGAGCTTCAGGCCGGTAAAGAACGTCAGGCGGCATTCATGGATATGGCGGACCGCATCGGCGTCGAAGAAGTATCCGCCTTTGCCAATGTCATTTTGCAATCCAACCAGTACGGCACGACGGTCTCAACCGCCCTGAAAAGATTTTCAACCGACATGCGCCTGGACCGCGAATTGCGAGCCCAGGAAAAAGCCAACCGGCTCCCCGTGCAAATGTCGGCCGTCATGGCGCTTTGTATGATGCCTGTATTGCTTTTGATCTGCCTGGCCCCCATGCTAATCCGCTGGATCAACATGTTTGGGTAG
- a CDS encoding CpaF family protein: MFKEYRSRRADQKSNVLPLDRAIETPVPVQAQHETIDEDLQAHLELKNRLHGELLDRMNLSLIDKVERSELKRQIASLVSGLVEAEGVYMRSDSFADLVDELIHEFMGLGPLEPLLEDPTINDILVNSYDQVYVERFGLLEKSKVRFRDERHLLRIIDKIVTKVGRRIDESQPWVDARLEDGSRVNAIIRPCSVDGPALSIRKFARNPLTIQRLVEQESLNDQAAKLLEALVEARLNILISGGTGTGKTTMLNAVSSFIDDTQRIVTIEDAAELQLQQEHVVRLETRPANSEGTGVITQRDLVRNALRMRPDRIIVGEVRGAECFDMLQAMNTGHEGSMTTIHANSSRDALGRVEQMVTMLGADLPIKTIRSQIASAIHIVVQLSRLSDGSRRVVSVSEITGMEEDTITMQDIFVYKRRGKSETGQILGEFLPTGIRPKCADQLIASGIDIDNQMFARR, encoded by the coding sequence GTGTTTAAGGAATATAGATCGCGCCGCGCAGATCAGAAATCAAACGTGCTCCCTCTGGACCGCGCCATCGAAACCCCGGTGCCAGTACAGGCGCAGCATGAGACCATAGACGAGGACCTGCAGGCGCATTTGGAGCTTAAAAACCGTTTGCACGGAGAGCTTCTGGATCGGATGAATCTCTCCTTGATCGACAAGGTCGAGCGCTCAGAGCTCAAACGCCAAATCGCATCGCTGGTCAGTGGGCTGGTTGAGGCCGAAGGCGTTTACATGCGGTCGGATTCTTTCGCAGACTTGGTTGACGAACTCATTCATGAATTCATGGGGCTGGGACCGCTGGAGCCACTGCTGGAAGACCCCACAATCAACGATATTCTCGTGAACTCCTATGACCAGGTCTATGTCGAACGGTTTGGCTTGCTCGAAAAATCCAAGGTGCGCTTTCGTGATGAACGCCATTTACTGCGTATCATCGACAAGATTGTCACCAAGGTGGGCCGCCGCATTGACGAGTCGCAACCCTGGGTCGACGCGCGCCTCGAAGACGGCAGCCGGGTCAACGCGATCATCCGGCCCTGTTCGGTGGATGGACCTGCGCTTTCCATTCGGAAATTTGCCCGCAATCCACTCACCATCCAACGGCTTGTGGAGCAGGAAAGCCTGAATGATCAGGCGGCCAAGCTTTTGGAGGCTCTGGTGGAGGCGCGCCTGAACATATTAATCTCGGGCGGCACTGGTACTGGTAAGACCACGATGCTCAACGCGGTATCATCCTTTATCGATGACACGCAGCGCATTGTCACAATCGAAGACGCCGCAGAACTTCAGCTTCAACAAGAGCACGTGGTCCGGCTGGAAACCAGACCGGCCAATTCCGAGGGCACCGGTGTCATCACGCAACGCGACCTGGTGCGCAACGCGCTACGCATGCGACCTGATCGCATCATTGTAGGTGAGGTGCGCGGCGCAGAGTGCTTTGACATGCTTCAAGCCATGAACACAGGTCACGAAGGATCAATGACAACCATTCACGCCAATTCGTCGCGTGATGCTCTGGGGCGTGTCGAACAGATGGTCACGATGCTGGGCGCGGACCTGCCGATCAAAACCATCCGGTCGCAGATCGCCTCTGCCATTCACATCGTCGTTCAGCTCAGCCGCCTCAGCGATGGCAGCCGCCGCGTGGTCAGCGTTTCAGAAATCACCGGCATGGAAGAAGACACCATCACGATGCAAGACATTTTTGTCTACAAACGTCGCGGCAAATCAGAAACCGGCCAAATCCTGGGTGAATTTTTGCCAACCGGCATTCGACCCAAATGCGCCGATCAACTGATCGCGTCTGGGATCGACATTGACAATCAGATGTTTGCCCGTCGTTAG
- a CDS encoding SDR family oxidoreductase, whose product MDLGIKGKRALVCASSKGLGLGCARALAEAGVDLVMNARGAEALEASAEDIRKDFGVDVETIAADVTTEDSRAPVLAAAKGVDILVTNAGGPPPGMWSDWDREDFIKALDANMLTPIAFMKALLPDMMAQGWGRVVNITSVSVKAPVPVLGLSNSARAGLTGYVAGTSRQVAGKGVCINNLQPGIHATERADALDGGVVKSQGISMDEARAQRAATIPAGRYGTIEEFGAACAFLCSQHAGFIVGQNILLDGGATNTTM is encoded by the coding sequence ATGGATTTGGGAATTAAAGGTAAACGGGCATTGGTTTGTGCATCGTCCAAGGGTCTTGGGCTTGGATGTGCCCGTGCTTTGGCCGAGGCGGGTGTGGACCTTGTGATGAATGCACGTGGCGCCGAGGCGTTAGAGGCGTCTGCCGAAGACATTCGCAAGGATTTTGGTGTGGATGTCGAGACAATCGCAGCCGATGTAACAACCGAAGACAGCCGCGCGCCGGTTCTGGCAGCGGCCAAGGGCGTAGATATCCTTGTCACCAACGCAGGTGGCCCACCACCTGGCATGTGGTCTGACTGGGACCGTGAGGACTTCATCAAGGCGCTTGATGCCAACATGCTGACGCCGATTGCCTTCATGAAGGCGCTGTTGCCGGACATGATGGCGCAAGGCTGGGGCCGGGTGGTCAACATCACGTCAGTGAGTGTAAAAGCTCCAGTGCCGGTGCTGGGCCTCAGCAACTCGGCGCGGGCGGGCTTGACCGGCTATGTGGCTGGTACATCGCGTCAAGTTGCTGGAAAAGGTGTCTGTATCAATAACTTGCAACCCGGAATTCATGCAACTGAGCGTGCTGACGCGCTGGATGGTGGCGTGGTCAAGTCGCAGGGGATTTCGATGGACGAAGCACGTGCGCAACGCGCTGCAACAATTCCCGCCGGGCGTTATGGCACAATCGAAGAGTTTGGCGCGGCTTGCGCGTTTCTTTGCAGTCAGCACGCGGGGTTCATTGTCGGGCAGAACATTCTCCTGGATGGTGGCGCGACGAATACGACGATGTAG
- a CDS encoding nuclear transport factor 2 family protein, translating into MSLMDVANELVAGCRENREGANLDKLYAKDAVSVEAMEMPDTGMGREAQGLDAIKGKHEWWNNSMEMLEGTISDPMPHGDDKFAVIFKMKVKEKASGDVMDMEEVGVYTVKDSKITREEFFYSMDEC; encoded by the coding sequence ATGTCACTTATGGACGTTGCAAATGAATTGGTTGCCGGATGCCGGGAGAACCGTGAAGGCGCGAATTTGGACAAATTATATGCCAAAGACGCCGTTTCCGTTGAAGCGATGGAAATGCCTGACACAGGTATGGGGCGTGAGGCGCAGGGGCTTGATGCCATCAAGGGTAAGCATGAGTGGTGGAACAACAGCATGGAAATGCTGGAGGGTACGATCAGCGATCCGATGCCGCATGGTGACGATAAATTCGCTGTGATTTTCAAGATGAAGGTCAAGGAAAAAGCCAGCGGCGATGTCATGGATATGGAAGAGGTGGGCGTCTACACCGTTAAAGACAGCAAGATAACCCGCGAAGAGTTTTTCTATTCCATGGATGAATGCTGA
- a CDS encoding ATP-binding protein, protein MERIAAALERMSPAPMGAPDFDAADAFVWHVEPDRLEPVSDVNRVDMSLLVGIDRSRDTLLANTVQFARGLPANNALLWGARGMGKSSLVKAVHAAVLAEGHPLKIVELQREDLPSVGRLLNVLRTSEARFLLFCDDLSFSHDDQHYKSLKAVLDGGIEGRPDNVVFYATSNRRHLMPRDMIENERSSAINPSEAVEEKVSLSDRFGLWLGFHPCSQDEYLAMIDGYCAAHGITLDADTLRAEAIEWQATRGARSGRVAWQFFVDLAGRNGVTI, encoded by the coding sequence ATGGAGCGGATCGCGGCGGCACTGGAGCGGATGAGCCCGGCGCCGATGGGCGCACCTGATTTTGATGCGGCAGATGCGTTTGTCTGGCATGTGGAGCCGGACCGGTTGGAGCCGGTTTCAGACGTCAATCGCGTGGATATGTCCCTCTTGGTGGGCATTGACCGCTCACGCGACACGCTTCTGGCCAACACGGTGCAGTTCGCGCGCGGTCTGCCCGCGAACAACGCGCTTCTCTGGGGGGCGCGGGGGATGGGGAAATCTTCACTCGTGAAGGCGGTGCATGCGGCTGTTCTGGCAGAGGGGCATCCGCTCAAGATCGTGGAGTTGCAGCGCGAGGACCTGCCGAGTGTCGGGCGGCTCTTGAATGTGCTGCGGACAAGCGAGGCGCGGTTTCTGCTCTTTTGCGATGACCTGAGCTTTAGCCATGACGACCAGCACTACAAATCCCTGAAGGCGGTATTGGATGGCGGCATTGAGGGACGGCCCGACAACGTGGTGTTCTATGCCACCTCAAACCGCCGCCACCTGATGCCGCGCGATATGATCGAGAATGAACGCTCAAGTGCGATCAACCCTAGCGAGGCGGTGGAAGAGAAAGTGTCCCTGTCAGATCGCTTTGGCCTGTGGCTTGGGTTCCATCCCTGTTCGCAAGACGAATATTTGGCGATGATCGATGGGTATTGTGCTGCGCATGGCATAACCCTTGACGCGGACACGCTGCGTGCGGAGGCGATTGAGTGGCAAGCCACGCGTGGCGCCCGGTCAGGCCGCGTGGCTTGGCAGTTCTTTGTGGATCTCGCCGGGCGGAATGGGGTCACGATTTAG
- a CDS encoding type II secretion system F family protein produces the protein MLEIEPFTTNILIYIALFVGVLLAFEGSQQLLFRKETHGEARNRRMKMIKKGASSEEVLQLLRDPATIGKSGNRGLISRLRSLLSQAGLSVGPIWAVLGSLGLGSATFLSTSRVLNPDLALALSVVAAVAVPLLVLTGLKHARLKKLTSQLPDALDLMARGLKVGHPVAVTVGNVASEMPDPIGTEFGLIQDQINYGDDVGTAFHDFAKRVGTEDANYLAVSVGIQHGTGGNLARILNVLSEVIRDRHTMRKKIKAISAEGRLSSLILTCLPLLIYLSIELSTPSFYGDVRDDPWFPFFAYTVIGLTLAQGLILQRLVRFKF, from the coding sequence ATGTTAGAGATTGAACCGTTCACCACCAACATTCTGATCTATATCGCATTGTTCGTCGGGGTTTTACTGGCATTTGAAGGCAGTCAGCAGCTTTTGTTTCGCAAAGAAACCCATGGCGAGGCACGCAACCGTCGCATGAAGATGATCAAGAAAGGTGCGTCCAGCGAAGAAGTGCTTCAACTGCTACGTGACCCTGCCACCATCGGCAAATCTGGCAATCGCGGATTGATCTCTCGTTTGCGCAGTTTGCTGTCGCAGGCCGGTCTGTCTGTTGGTCCGATCTGGGCCGTGCTCGGGTCCCTGGGTTTGGGTAGCGCGACGTTCCTGTCCACGTCACGGGTGCTCAATCCGGATCTGGCCCTTGCGCTGAGTGTAGTCGCTGCAGTCGCCGTCCCGTTATTGGTCTTGACCGGTCTCAAGCATGCACGCCTAAAGAAACTGACATCCCAGCTCCCTGATGCATTAGACCTCATGGCACGAGGTCTCAAAGTCGGTCATCCCGTCGCCGTCACTGTTGGCAACGTCGCCTCAGAGATGCCTGATCCAATAGGGACCGAGTTTGGTCTTATCCAGGATCAAATCAACTATGGTGACGATGTGGGCACGGCGTTTCACGACTTTGCCAAACGCGTTGGAACAGAAGACGCAAATTACCTTGCGGTCAGTGTTGGGATTCAACACGGCACTGGTGGCAACTTGGCGCGCATATTGAATGTGCTGTCTGAGGTGATCCGCGACCGCCACACGATGCGCAAGAAAATCAAGGCGATTTCCGCGGAAGGTCGACTCAGCAGCCTCATTCTGACCTGTCTGCCACTATTAATTTATCTTTCAATCGAGCTGTCTACACCCAGCTTTTATGGCGATGTCCGGGATGATCCCTGGTTTCCATTTTTTGCTTACACCGTCATCGGCTTGACCCTTGCGCAAGGGTTGATCTTGCAACGGCTGGTCAGGTTCAAGTTTTAA
- the tatB gene encoding Sec-independent protein translocase protein TatB, which yields MFDLGWTELMVIGVVALIVVGPKDLPGMFRAVGKFVGKAKQMAREFSRAMNDAADDAGVSDVTSTLKKATNPVSSAMDEVKKSTESFTAKTMAGPAPKRAEFDDERKEMVEKISKRSAEMANERKAAEEAAKAETAKPAAKKAAPKPAAKKPAAKKPAATAAAKKPAVKKSAAKKPAAKKAPAKKAASKPASGDIA from the coding sequence ATGTTTGATCTGGGCTGGACCGAGCTCATGGTGATCGGCGTTGTTGCGCTGATTGTCGTAGGGCCAAAGGATTTGCCGGGCATGTTCCGTGCGGTGGGCAAATTCGTGGGCAAAGCCAAGCAGATGGCGCGCGAATTCAGTCGTGCAATGAATGACGCAGCAGACGATGCCGGTGTGAGCGACGTGACCTCAACGCTCAAGAAGGCGACCAATCCGGTCAGTTCCGCAATGGACGAGGTCAAGAAATCCACCGAGAGCTTTACCGCCAAAACGATGGCAGGGCCTGCGCCCAAGCGCGCCGAATTTGACGATGAGCGCAAGGAGATGGTCGAGAAGATTTCCAAGCGCTCGGCTGAGATGGCCAATGAGCGCAAGGCGGCTGAAGAAGCGGCAAAGGCAGAGACGGCCAAGCCTGCTGCGAAGAAGGCTGCGCCGAAGCCAGCCGCCAAAAAGCCCGCCGCGAAGAAACCAGCCGCCACAGCGGCCGCGAAAAAGCCCGCCGTAAAAAAATCGGCGGCCAAGAAGCCCGCTGCGAAGAAGGCGCCCGCTAAGAAAGCTGCGTCCAAACCGGCCTCGGGTGACATCGCATGA
- a CDS encoding trimethylamine methyltransferase family protein, which yields MNEQTPRRSGGRAARRASRAAPLTEDLRPIRAGLEGGKYKPLTNAQIQRIHDTALDALEQVGLADAPESGVAYLTEAGAVQGEDGRIRFPRALVEDMLAKANRSVTLHSRDGQNDMELSGTRVHYGTAGAAVHMVDVTGNEYRESLLQDLHDAARIVDVLDNVHFCQRPMVARDITDNLEMDLNTVYAASCGTTKHIGTSFTEPHHVPPALEMLYMIAGGEDKFRERPFMSNSNCFVVPPMKFATESCQVMEECIKGGMPVLLLSAGMAGATAPSTVAGAIVQATAECLGGLVYVNAVKEGHPAIFGTWPFGLDLRTGAMSIGSGEQALLTAGCAQMHQFYGVPGGAAAGASDSKMPDMQAGWEQMCSNVMAGLSGLNMIYEAAGMHASLLGFCHESLILADDLIGQALRCVRGIEVDDETLALDQIKAVCMGGPGHYLGTDQTLGRMQRDHVYPTFGDRTSPKEWAENGKPDLIEKAVARKEAILAERSAARFDPALDAAIRAKFNIHLSA from the coding sequence ATGAACGAACAAACCCCTCGCCGCTCTGGTGGACGTGCCGCGCGCCGTGCCAGCCGTGCAGCGCCCCTGACCGAAGACCTGCGTCCCATCCGCGCGGGCCTGGAAGGCGGCAAGTATAAGCCGCTGACCAACGCGCAAATCCAGCGCATTCACGACACCGCGCTGGATGCGCTTGAACAGGTCGGGCTGGCCGATGCGCCGGAAAGCGGCGTGGCGTACCTAACGGAGGCCGGAGCCGTTCAAGGCGAGGATGGCCGCATTCGGTTCCCTCGTGCTCTCGTTGAGGACATGCTGGCCAAGGCCAACCGCTCCGTCACACTTCATAGCCGCGATGGGCAAAACGACATGGAACTGAGCGGCACGCGGGTGCATTACGGCACGGCGGGTGCCGCGGTGCATATGGTCGATGTGACCGGCAATGAATATCGCGAGAGCCTGTTGCAGGACCTGCATGATGCCGCGCGGATCGTGGACGTGCTCGACAATGTGCATTTCTGCCAGCGCCCGATGGTGGCGCGGGACATCACCGACAATCTGGAGATGGACCTCAACACGGTCTATGCCGCTTCTTGCGGGACAACCAAGCATATAGGCACGTCCTTCACCGAACCGCATCACGTGCCCCCCGCGCTTGAGATGCTCTACATGATTGCGGGCGGCGAAGATAAGTTCCGCGAGCGCCCCTTCATGAGCAATTCCAACTGCTTCGTCGTGCCGCCGATGAAATTCGCCACGGAATCCTGTCAGGTAATGGAGGAATGCATCAAGGGCGGTATGCCTGTGCTGCTTTTGTCAGCAGGCATGGCCGGGGCCACAGCGCCCTCGACCGTGGCCGGTGCGATTGTGCAGGCCACGGCGGAATGCCTGGGAGGGCTGGTTTACGTGAATGCTGTGAAAGAGGGCCATCCGGCCATCTTCGGCACCTGGCCCTTCGGGTTGGACCTGCGCACGGGCGCAATGTCCATCGGCTCGGGCGAACAGGCGCTGCTCACTGCAGGCTGCGCTCAGATGCATCAGTTCTACGGCGTGCCTGGTGGCGCGGCTGCGGGCGCGTCGGACAGCAAGATGCCCGACATGCAGGCCGGGTGGGAGCAGATGTGCTCCAACGTCATGGCCGGGCTCTCGGGGCTCAACATGATCTATGAGGCGGCGGGGATGCACGCCTCTCTGCTGGGGTTCTGCCACGAAAGCCTGATTCTGGCCGATGATCTGATTGGTCAGGCGCTGCGCTGTGTGCGCGGGATCGAGGTGGATGATGAGACGCTGGCTTTGGACCAGATCAAGGCGGTCTGCATGGGTGGGCCAGGACATTACCTTGGCACGGATCAGACGCTGGGCCGGATGCAACGCGATCACGTCTACCCGACATTCGGCGACCGCACGTCTCCCAAGGAATGGGCAGAGAATGGTAAGCCAGACCTGATTGAAAAGGCCGTGGCACGGAAGGAGGCCATTCTGGCCGAACGGTCCGCAGCGCGGTTTGATCCGGCGCTCGATGCCGCGATCCGCGCGAAATTCAACATTCATCTGTCAGCGTGA
- a CDS encoding sodium:proline symporter produces the protein MQTTAIMVIFGLIVLASIFVAPRRATVEGFFGGAGQEGRAPGLWTLVLSQVTTWIFARSLMNSAILGYFYGIWGVLAYAAYYGSFLTGGYVVGRLRAYGAGSVQDWLRDRFGSTGTTCYNLVIALRLLSEVFANLLVVGLIFSAALPELGFAREGSILLVAGLGLAYSAWGGLSAALRTDVLQMLVFLVVFAVAFVALITSPGFDIGAVLTAEGTSGAWNGQVLLLVAFLQVFSYPIHDPVMMDRGFLADRSTTRASFLHAFWISVLCILGFGFFGIEAALQGAAYEGELLGTWAQMFPAWVFTALMVSLLVSALSTLDSSLASSARLMVDELGMAPRSLAGGRMAMVGFMAAGAALTLWGNQSLFDAVAVSGTASLFLTPVIVAGLVMGLRVPVWAYTVSFVAAMAGAFGYFQRTVLFEETALADWHKYEQLLVICVVVLTVGFVSVLAGARRPT, from the coding sequence ATGCAAACCACTGCCATTATGGTCATTTTTGGCCTGATCGTTCTTGCCAGCATTTTTGTAGCCCCACGCCGTGCGACGGTAGAAGGGTTTTTCGGAGGGGCCGGGCAGGAGGGGCGTGCGCCCGGGCTTTGGACCCTGGTGCTCAGCCAGGTCACGACGTGGATCTTCGCCCGCTCGCTGATGAATTCGGCCATCCTGGGGTATTTCTACGGAATTTGGGGGGTGCTGGCCTATGCGGCCTACTATGGCTCGTTTCTAACCGGTGGATATGTCGTGGGCCGGTTGCGCGCTTACGGGGCGGGATCGGTTCAGGACTGGTTGCGTGATCGGTTCGGAAGCACCGGCACGACATGCTACAACCTGGTCATCGCTCTGCGGCTTTTGTCAGAGGTGTTTGCCAATCTTCTGGTTGTGGGTCTGATCTTTTCCGCGGCTCTGCCAGAACTGGGTTTCGCGCGCGAAGGTTCGATACTCTTGGTGGCGGGCCTTGGTCTGGCCTATAGCGCCTGGGGAGGGTTGAGCGCGGCGTTGCGCACGGATGTGTTGCAAATGCTGGTGTTTTTGGTCGTTTTCGCTGTGGCGTTCGTGGCGCTGATCACAAGTCCCGGCTTTGACATTGGAGCGGTTCTGACGGCTGAGGGAACAAGCGGTGCCTGGAATGGTCAGGTTCTGTTGCTCGTGGCCTTTCTACAGGTGTTTTCCTATCCCATTCATGATCCGGTGATGATGGATCGCGGGTTTCTGGCGGACCGATCCACCACAAGGGCGTCGTTCCTGCATGCGTTCTGGATTTCGGTCCTGTGCATCCTTGGATTTGGCTTCTTTGGCATCGAAGCGGCTTTGCAAGGTGCCGCCTATGAGGGCGAACTTTTGGGCACCTGGGCGCAGATGTTTCCGGCCTGGGTATTTACCGCGCTGATGGTGTCGCTTCTGGTCAGCGCGCTCAGCACATTGGACTCGTCCTTGGCCAGCTCAGCGCGGCTGATGGTCGATGAGCTGGGGATGGCGCCAAGATCCCTCGCGGGAGGTCGCATGGCGATGGTGGGCTTCATGGCTGCCGGGGCAGCTTTGACCTTGTGGGGCAACCAAAGCCTGTTTGATGCAGTAGCGGTCAGCGGCACCGCCAGTCTTTTCCTGACGCCGGTTATCGTGGCTGGTTTGGTGATGGGACTGCGCGTGCCGGTTTGGGCTTATACCGTGAGTTTTGTGGCCGCTATGGCCGGAGCCTTTGGATACTTCCAGCGAACAGTTCTTTTCGAGGAAACCGCTTTGGCGGACTGGCACAAATATGAGCAACTGCTGGTCATTTGTGTTGTGGTTCTGACCGTTGGATTTGTTTCCGTTCTGGCAGGTGCGCGGCGTCCAACATAA
- a CDS encoding Hint domain-containing protein, with amino-acid sequence MSSVSDGPTYSVPVFLAVDFSVTNGANHGDPISFARELDLDDVYDLRKGAQQYRLALSPDPNGNFAIASDTHLGTSGHLVHLDCCLTMMSNTGKTTELLVLVEVDRNGHVAQIYVLPLAQVHPKTGYALVGIDPDTARQKFAEVACVSFSRGTQITTASGAQVPIEDLRVGDDVLTRDDGVQKIRWIGQSTVRAVGDFAPIRIRAGALNNTNDLILSPEHRLFIYQRSDALGAGRAEVLVRARYLVNGDTVVQEDGGFIDYFQLLFDEHQIIYAEGIAAETLLVDPRTRAALPNDLGNNLDPASTSHGDRPHQDFEVSEKLLKHPDAASLLKRASRN; translated from the coding sequence ATGAGCTCTGTCTCCGACGGTCCCACCTATTCGGTTCCGGTCTTTCTGGCCGTGGACTTTAGCGTGACCAATGGGGCCAATCACGGAGACCCTATCTCCTTTGCACGCGAGCTTGACCTTGACGATGTGTATGACCTGCGCAAAGGCGCGCAACAGTACCGGCTTGCCCTGTCACCTGATCCGAATGGCAACTTTGCCATCGCGTCCGACACGCATCTTGGCACGTCCGGGCACCTTGTGCATCTCGATTGCTGCCTGACGATGATGTCGAACACAGGAAAAACCACCGAACTGCTGGTATTGGTTGAGGTCGATAGAAATGGCCATGTGGCGCAAATCTATGTGCTTCCCCTGGCGCAGGTGCATCCGAAAACCGGCTACGCGCTAGTCGGGATTGACCCGGACACCGCACGTCAGAAATTCGCCGAAGTGGCTTGTGTCTCTTTTTCACGCGGCACGCAGATTACAACCGCCTCAGGCGCACAGGTTCCCATTGAGGATCTGCGCGTCGGCGATGACGTCCTCACCCGGGACGACGGCGTTCAGAAAATCCGCTGGATCGGCCAATCGACCGTGCGCGCGGTTGGGGATTTTGCCCCCATCCGCATACGTGCGGGCGCACTCAACAACACCAATGACCTTATTCTCAGCCCCGAACACCGGCTTTTCATCTACCAGCGCTCAGATGCGCTTGGCGCAGGGCGCGCCGAGGTTCTGGTCCGTGCACGGTACCTGGTGAACGGCGACACAGTGGTACAGGAAGATGGCGGATTCATTGACTATTTTCAGCTGCTTTTTGATGAACACCAAATCATCTATGCTGAAGGAATAGCTGCCGAGACGCTGCTGGTAGACCCGCGCACCCGAGCGGCCTTGCCCAATGATCTGGGCAACAACCTTGATCCTGCTTCGACGTCCCACGGTGACAGACCACACCAGGATTTCGAGGTAAGCGAAAAGCTCCTCAAACACCCTGATGCGGCCAGCCTTCTCAAGCGCGCGTCGCGAAATTAA